From Scatophagus argus isolate fScaArg1 chromosome 10, fScaArg1.pri, whole genome shotgun sequence, a single genomic window includes:
- the six3a gene encoding homeobox protein SIX3a: MVFRSPLELYPSHFFLPNFADRPLLLANSAPTTRSPEDLSMFQLPTLNFSPEQVASVCETLEETGDIERLGRFLWSLPVAPGACEAINKHESILRARAVVAFHTGNFRDLYHILENHKFTKDSHGKLQAMWLEAHYQEAEKLRGRPLGPVDKYRVRKKFPLPRTIWDGEQKTHCFKERTRSLLREWYLQDPYPNPSKKRELAQATGLTPTQVGNWFKNRRQRDRAAAAKNRLQHQAIGPSGMRSLSEAGLTPHSSAESPSTAASPTTSVSSMTERVDTGTSILSVTSSDSECDV; encoded by the exons ATGGTTTTCAGATCCCCCTTAGAGCTTTATCCCTCCCATTTCTTCCTGCCAAACTTCGCTGATCGCCCTCTGCTCCTGGCGAACAGCGCTCCCACCACCAGGTCTCCAGAAGACTTGTCCATGTTTCAGCTACCGACCCTCAACTTCTCCCCGGAGCAGGTGGCGAGCGTCTGCGAGACGCTAGAGGAGACCGGGGACATCGAACGGCTGGGCCGTTTCCTCTGGTCCCTGCCTGTGGCTCCGGGAGCATGCGAGGCGATCAACAAGCACGAGTCCATCCTGCGCGCCCGGGCCGTGGTGGCGTTCCACACGGGGAATTTCAGAGACCTCTACCACATCCTGGAGAACCACAAGTTCACCAAGGACTCGCACGGCAAACTGCAGGCCATGTGGCTGGAAGCGCACTACCAGGAGGCCGAGAAGCTCCGCGGTCGTCCCCTCGGACCGGTCGATAAGTACCGGGTGCGGAAGAAGTTTCCGCTGCCTCGGACCATCTGGGACGGCGAGCAGAAGACGCACTGTTTCAAAGAGCGGACACGGAGCCTGCTGAGGGAGTGGTACCTTCAGGACCCATATCCAAATCCCAGCAAGAAAAGGGAACTGGCTCAAGCCACTGGACTCACTCCTACACAGGTCGGAAACTGGTTTAAAAACCGGAGGCAACGAGACAGAGCTGCGGCGGCCAAAAACAG gCTTCAGCACCAAGCAATAGGACCGAGCGGTATGAGGTCCCTCTCAGAGGCCGGTCTCACCCCTCACAGCTCGGCAGAGTCGCCTTCGACCGCGGCCAGTCCCACCACCAGCGTTTCCAGTATGACAGAGAGAGTTGATACTGGGACGTCCATCCTGTCCGTCACCTCCAGTGACTCGGAGTGCGATGTATGA